The Oncorhynchus mykiss isolate Arlee chromosome 17, USDA_OmykA_1.1, whole genome shotgun sequence genomic interval agagtagaatatggagtagaatatggagtagagtagaatagagtagaatatggtgtagagtagaatatagagtagaatagagtagaatatggtGTAGAGTAaatatagagtagagagtagagtataatatggagtagaatatagagtagaatatggagtagaaaataGAGTAAAGAGTAGAatgtagagtagagagtagagtagaatatagagtagaatatGGAGTATAATGTAGAAAAGAATATAGAGTAGAATGAGGAGGAGAATATAGAGTAGAATGCAGAGTAGAATTTGGAGTAGAATGTAGAGTAGAATATGGAGTAGAATGCAGAGCAGAATATGAAGAATGCAGAATATGGAGAAGAATatggagtagagtagaatatagagtagaatgTATAGAAgagagtagaatatagagtagaagagaatatagagtagagtagaatatggagtagagtagaatatggagTAAAGTAGAATGTAGAGTAGGATCTGAGgtagaatatagagtagagtGAAGAGTAGAATGTATAGtaaagagtagagtagaatatgtagtagagtagaatatggagtagagtagaatatagagtagaatatagagaAGACTAGAATATGTAGTAGAGTAGAATGTAGAGAAGAATATGGAGTAGAATATAAAGTAAGATATAGAgtagaatatggagtagaaaagaatatagagtagagtagaatttagagtagagtagaatataatatagagtagaatttagagtagaatataatatagagtagagtagaatttagagtagagtagaatagaatatagatgAGTGGAATGTAAAGTGGAATATATAGAAgagagtagaatatagagtagaatatGGAGTACAATATGTAGTAGAGTAGAATGTAGAGTAGAATatggagtagagtagaatatagagaagagtagaatatggagtagagtagaatatggagtagagaagaatagaatttagagtagagtagaatagaatatagaggAGAGTAGAATGTAAAGTAGAATATATAGAAgagagtagaatatagagtagaatagaatatagagtagagtagaatttagagtagagtagaatagaatatagaggagagtagaatatagagtagaatagaatatagagtagagtagaatttagagtagagtagaatatagaggAGAGTAGAATGTAAAGTAGAATATATAGAAgagagtagaatatagagtagaatatggagtagaatgcagagtagaatatagagtagaatatagagtagaatgTAGAGTAGAATGTAGAGtagaatgtagagtagagtagaatatagagtagaatatagagtagaatagaatatagagtCGACTAGAATATAGAGTCGACTGTAGAGTAGAATGTAGAGtagaatgtagagtagagtatatagtagAATGTAGAGTAGAATGTAGAGTATACTTACTTGGAGGCAGGTTTGAGTCTGGACCGCCAGTCAGCAGGAGAGCTGCTGTTGTCTGCTGTTGCTAAAGAGAGACAAGACGATATACAGCCCCCAAAAAACATTACATCAGCCATAACAGCCACAAATAATTACCACTGAAAAGTGAAATGTGGATGACCAACTAGACAGACAGGGCAAATGGTGCTCACCCATAGTGTTGCTGGGAGAAGCAGCTCCGGATGCCTTATCCAGGGTTTTGTTCCACAGGCCTGTTCTGCTGGCTGGGGTCGGggtggaggtgttgggggtgagGGGGGCGAGGAGAGACGGGTCTGCTTTTAGCTTAACTCGGCCCCCAGTCTCCTTTTTAGGCGTCTCCGTCTCTTTCTTAGGCGTTTCAGCAGGGGCAGGTCTGAGAGAGGGAGATCTGGGGgtcgaggggagacagagggaggcctTTCAACATCGAACAGACAAATAGTATTTCCTCAAATCTTAATTAACGTCTCGCTTCCATCTCATACACATTGGAATAGAAAGTCCCTCCCCTCTGATCTGAAAAGGAGACAAGGTAAGAGGATGCAAGGAAAGATGAATTGAGGAAGGGCCATTGACGCCAACTGTATGCTTGAAGTGCTATTCCCTTATTTTACCAGCAGAGGTCGGgctctatttttatttatttaaccgttaactaggcaagtcagttaagaacaaattcttatttacaatgacggcctactccggccaaacccttacgacactgggccaattgtgcgccgcgctatgggcctgttgtgatacagcctggaattgaaccagggcctgtagtggtagtgatgcctctagcactgtgatgcagtgccttagaccgctgcaccactcgggagcccgcaATACTGTCTAATACAACGTTTCCCAAACAAAAGGgccgttttggtttttgccctaacatcAGTGCTTCATTTGAGCCGGGTCCTATTTGAACCGGGTCCTATTTGAGCCGGGTCCTATTTGAGCCGGGTCCTATTTGAGCCGGAGCCTATTTGAGCCGGAGCCTATTTGAGCCGGAGCCTATTTGAGCCGGGTCCTATTTGAGCCGGGTCCTATTTGAGCCGGGTCCTAATTGAGCCGGGTCCTAATTGAGCCGGGTCCTATTTGAGCCGGGTCCTATTTGAGCCGGGTCCTATTTGAGCCGGGTCCTAATTGAGCCGGGTCCTATTTGAGCCGGGTCCTATTTGAGCCGGGTCCTATTTGAGCCGGGTCCTAATTGAGCCGGGTCCTATTTGAGCCGGGTCCTATTTGAGCCGGGTCCTAATTGAGCCGGGTCCTATTTGAGCCGGGTCCTAATTGAGCCGGGTCCTAATTGAGCCGGGTCCTATTTGAGCCGGGTCCAGTACCTCTCGCGGCATGATTCATTCATTATTTCACTGTTGGCACTGTGTAAACATTCTAATGGAAGTGATCAGAGTTAAATCAAGTTGCCTGCTCGTTATTCCCCCCCCCCAGTTGCCTGCtcgttatccccccccccccccccccagttgccTGCtcgttatccccccccccccccccccagttgccTGCtcgttatcccccccccccccccccccagttgccTGCTccttaatcccccccccccccagaaagaCCATCATGTAAAATACGAATATTAATAATAAATTAATTAATAttcataaataaatgaataataataataataataaaagtaataataactAAAttggacggcagggtagcctagtggtttgagcgttggactagtaaccaaaaggttgcaagttcaaacccctgcgctgacaaggtaaaaatctgtcgttctgcccctgaacaggcagttaacccactgttcctaggccgtcattgtacataagaatttgttcttaactgacttgcctagttaaataaaggtaaaataaaaaaaacacatttaaaaaaatggagaagagagagagataataaaaaaagtaataattaattcattcattaattaataatgaaattaattaatAATAAAAAAGTAGTGATATTTTTATGTGATTATCCCATCCTGCCCCTGCCACACTGATCCCAGACCTGCCCTCTTATTTATACATAGAGGGAATGGGGAGGGCCAGTGTGGTATGTAACTGATCCCAGACCTGCCCTCTTATTTATACATAGAGGTTATGGGGAGGGCCAGTGTGGTATGTAACTGATCCCAGACCTGCCCTCTTATTTATACATAGAGGTTATGGGGAGGGCCAGTGTGGTATGTAACTGATCCTGACACGCTCACTATGTGTCCCGGGACTTCCCGATCTATAAATGAAGCACTGCCTTACacgacacagctgattcaaatgattaaAGCGTGATGAttggttgattatttgaatcagctgtgcagcGCCACGGCAAAAAACCAAAACGTTGCTCCTGAGGAGAGTGTCGAGTTCTGAGAATATCTGAGATGTCTCACCTGTTCTCGGTCTTCTTCAGTCCTACAGGATGCCACGGAGGACTTGAAGCACcagctgttgttgtgttgttgtctgttagtTTCTTAGTGATGACAGCACcagctgttgttgtggtgttgttgtcTGTTAGTTTCTTAGTGATGACAGCACcaggtgttgttgtgttgttgtctgttagtTTCTTAGCGATGACAGCACcagctgttgttgtgttgttgttgtctgttagTTTCTTAGTGATGACAGCACcagctgttgttgtggtggtgttgttgtctgTTAGTTTCTTAGTGATGACAGCACCAGgtgctgttgtgttgttgtctgttagtTTCTTAGTGATGACAGCACCAGCTGTTGTGGTGTTGTTGTCTGTTAGTTTCTTAGCGATGACAGCAGCAGCCTGGGTCTTGGTACTGCAGTCTTCTTTAGATGGAGAGGCTTTCACATCACTATCCATCTTGAAGACAACTCTACCTCTACCCTGAACCACGTCCCTGTCCCCACCTAGCACCACATTCACACCCTTATCCCCTCCCTTACCCCCACCCCAACCTGAACCCTCTCCCTTACCCCCTACCCCACTGCCACCCAAACTCACTACCACACTCACACCCTGGCCAACCCCCACTACTGTCCCCTGTGTGCCAGCGTTCGGGACTCTATTTGTGGGTAGACTCGGTGCCTGTCCCGGAGTCTGGGTCTTGCCCTGGTTCTCCTGCCCAGTGGTGGTGTTCCCAGATTGGAAGAACTGGAGCCGGGCCTGCTGGGTAGTTGTCGTGTTGATGTTCCGTGGGACTGCGGTGGGTCCAGGGGCTGCGGGGCTCACTATGCCCAGGGAGGAGAGCCCCGGGCTGGGCCGCCAGGAGGAGGCAGAGGGGGCGGTGCTTTTGGATCCGTCTGATTTGGAGCTCAGCCAGCTAGGGACACATTTGGAGGGGGTACTGGTGGGTGTCGGAGCTGGGGTGGATTTCGGGGGGTCTGTGTATTTGGCTCCGGGGGTATTCCTGGAGAGGTCTGAGAGAGGGGTGGTCTGGACAGTGGGAGGAGGGTGAGGGGTGtatttggaggaagaaggggtaGTAGGGGTGTTTTGGGGCAGGTATGAGAGAGGGGTGGTCTGGACAGTGGGAGGAGGGTGAGGGGTGtatttggaggaagaaggggtaGTAGGGTTGTTTTTGGGCAGGTATGAGAGAGGGGTGGTCTTGACAGTGGGAGGAGTGTATTTGGATTCAGCAGGGGTAGTAGGGTTGTTTTTGGGCAGGTCTCGGAGAGGGGGGTGTGTTGGCAGCGCCCcctgggggtggtggtgggaggTACAGATGAAGGAGCCTGGTGTTGGTCCAGGTTTACAGTTAccagacagtagagtggtggaACACTCACTACACCTGGAGAACACAGGAACAGACATGATATAGAACACCTATATATGGAGAACACAGGAACATACATGACATAGAACACCTATATATGGAGAACACAGGAACAGACATGACATAGAACACCTATATATGGAGAACACAGGAACAGACATGACATAGAACACCTATATATGGAGAACACAGGAACAGACATGACATAGAACACCTATATATGGAGAACACAGGAACAGACATGACATAGAACACCTATATATGGAGAACACAGGAACAGACATGACATAGAACACCTATATACGGAGAACACAGGAACAGACATGACATAGAACACAGGAACAGACATGACATAGAACACAGGAGACCATTAAGAatattgtgtctgtctgcacgTCTGTCAACCAACCAGATCTCTGTCTCCACCTATAGACTGATACATGTTA includes:
- the LOC110515252 gene encoding MICAL-like protein 2 isoform X2 — translated: MSAVKALQQWCKIQVQGYRDVTITNMTTSFRDGMAFCALIHRNRPDLIDFDSLMKENVYDNNHLAFRVAEDELGIPALLDAEDMVALKIPDRLSILTYVSQYYNYFHGKSPIGGMAGIKRPAEASTEEGPSGKKNQAVVSKVFPASTPSKSATENRPPPSSSPKASTRPDRAAQDVLSERSNKTGTLSSKCSVCNKHVHLVQRHLVDGRLYHRSCARCSECSTTLLSGNCKPGPTPGSFICTSHHHPQGALPTHPPLRDLPKNNPTTPAESKYTPPTVKTTPLSYLPKNNPTTPSSSKYTPHPPPTVQTTPLSYLPQNTPTTPSSSKYTPHPPPTVQTTPLSDLSRNTPGAKYTDPPKSTPAPTPTSTPSKCVPSWLSSKSDGSKSTAPSASSWRPSPGLSSLGIVSPAAPGPTAVPRNINTTTTQQARLQFFQSGNTTTGQENQGKTQTPGQAPSLPTNRVPNAGTQGTVVGVGQGVSVVVSLGGSGVGGKGEGSGWGGGKGGDKGVNVVLGGDRDVVQGRGRVVFKMDSDVKASPSKEDCSTKTQAAAVIAKKLTDNNTTTAGAVITKKLTDNNTTAPGAVITKKLTDNNTTTTTAGAVITKKLTDNNNTTTAGAVIAKKLTDNNTTTPGAVITKKLTDNNTTTTAGAVITKKLTDNNTTTAGASSPPWHPVGLKKTENRSPSLRPAPAETPKKETETPKKETGGRVKLKADPSLLAPLTPNTSTPTPASRTGLWNKTLDKASGAASPSNTMATADNSSSPADWRSRLKPASKPVGPKDSSPLHPDIQKAETLSRPWAGGSGNAQASVPAGSTLAPSSPPEASSPSPLNTGPGTWGVLTGKSSTTANGSNTDTKTPKPSKPDYIPKEEILRELQEIEDSVNELERKGVDLEKQLRSCEEEGEEDVMMDDLMVEWFNLIRNKQVSMRRESELVYIAKTQDLEEQQPSVEQELRRLMDKPERLKTLWDRRREEELMVKLVEIVNDRNAIIDGLDDDRLREDEEDEQLNKMMKTLDTKKEKKKKSSFKLFGRNKKEG
- the LOC110515252 gene encoding MICAL-like protein 2 isoform X1, which produces MSAVKALQQWCKIQVQGYRDVTITNMTTSFRDGMAFCALIHRNRPDLIDFDSLMKENVYDNNHLAFRVAEDELGIPALLDAEDMVALKIPDRLSILTYVSQYYNYFHGKSPIGGMAGIKRPAEASTEEGPSGKKNQAVVSKVFPASTPSKSATENRPPPSSSPKASTRPDRAAQKDVLSERSNKTGTLSSKCSVCNKHVHLVQRHLVDGRLYHRSCARCSECSTTLLSGNCKPGPTPGSFICTSHHHPQGALPTHPPLRDLPKNNPTTPAESKYTPPTVKTTPLSYLPKNNPTTPSSSKYTPHPPPTVQTTPLSYLPQNTPTTPSSSKYTPHPPPTVQTTPLSDLSRNTPGAKYTDPPKSTPAPTPTSTPSKCVPSWLSSKSDGSKSTAPSASSWRPSPGLSSLGIVSPAAPGPTAVPRNINTTTTQQARLQFFQSGNTTTGQENQGKTQTPGQAPSLPTNRVPNAGTQGTVVGVGQGVSVVVSLGGSGVGGKGEGSGWGGGKGGDKGVNVVLGGDRDVVQGRGRVVFKMDSDVKASPSKEDCSTKTQAAAVIAKKLTDNNTTTAGAVITKKLTDNNTTAPGAVITKKLTDNNTTTTTAGAVITKKLTDNNNTTTAGAVIAKKLTDNNTTTPGAVITKKLTDNNTTTTAGAVITKKLTDNNTTTAGASSPPWHPVGLKKTENRSPSLRPAPAETPKKETETPKKETGGRVKLKADPSLLAPLTPNTSTPTPASRTGLWNKTLDKASGAASPSNTMATADNSSSPADWRSRLKPASKPVGPKDSSPLHPDIQKAETLSRPWAGGSGNAQASVPAGSTLAPSSPPEASSPSPLNTGPGTWGVLTGKSSTTANGSNTDTKTPKPSKPDYIPKEEILRELQEIEDSVNELERKGVDLEKQLRSCEEEGEEDVMMDDLMVEWFNLIRNKQVSMRRESELVYIAKTQDLEEQQPSVEQELRRLMDKPERLKTLWDRRREEELMVKLVEIVNDRNAIIDGLDDDRLREDEEDEQLNKMMKTLDTKKEKKKKSSFKLFGRNKKEG